ggactgtagcagacaatGAGGATGGTGACCCAGTGGAAAACagacttgtggtaccttgaggctggagtgatccccctgactgggtgccatagctagaggtaaactgcttccgtgaactctggactgtagcagacaatgaggatggagacccaggggcaagagaacttgtggtaccttgaggctggagtgatcccccagactgggtgccatagctagaagtaaactgcttccgtgaactctggactgtagcagacaacgaggatggagacccaggggcaagagaacttgtggtaccttgagaCTGGATTGATCCACCATAGACTGCACTGCCCTGCAGGTTTAGTAGTTTAGAGGAccctgactgggtgccatagctagtGGTAAACTGCTTCCGGGAACTCTGGACTGTACTAGACAATGAGGATGGTGACCCAGTGGAAAACagacttgtggtaccttgaggctggagtgatcccccagactgggtgccatagctagaggtaaactgcttccgtgaactctggactgtagcagacaatgaggatggagacccaggggcaagagaacttgtggtaccttgagaCTGGATTGATCCACCATAGACTGCACTGCCCTGCAGGTTTAGTAGTTTAGAGGAccctgactgggtgccatagctagtGGTAAACTGCTTCCgggaactctggactgtagcagacaatGAGGATGGTGACCCAGTGGAAAACagacttgtggtaccttgaggctggagtgatgcccctgactgggtgccatagctagaggtaaactgcttccgtgaactctggactgtagcagacaaagaggatggagacccaggggcaaacagacttgtggtaccttgaggcttgAGTGATCCCCatgactgggtgccatagctagaAGTAAACTGCTTCCttgaactctggactgtagcagacaacgaggatggagacccaggggcaagagaacttgtggtaccttgaggctggagtgatcccccagactgggtgccatagctagaagtaaactgcttccgtgaactctggactgtagcagacaacgaggatggagacccaggggcaagagaacttgtggtaccttgaggctggagtgatccccctgactgggtgccataactagaggtaaactgcttccgtgaactctggactgtagcagacaatGAGGATGGTGACCCAGTGGAAAACagacttgtggtaccttgaggctggagtgatccccctgactgggtgccatagctagaggtaaactgcttccgtgaactctggactgtagcagacaatgaggatggagacccaggggcaagagaacttgtggtaccttgaggctggagtgatgcccctgactgggtgccatagctatTGGTAAACTGCTTCCgggaactctggactgtagcagacaatgaggatggagacccaggggcaagagaacttgtggtaccttgaggctggagtgAGCTCCCTGACTGCATGCCATAGCTagaggtaaactgcttccgtgaactctggactgtagcagacaatgaggatggagacccaggggcaagagaacttgtggtaccttgaggctggagtgatcccccagactgggtgccatagctagaggtaaactgcttccgtgaactctggactgtagcagacaacgaggatggagacccaggggcaagagaacttgtggtaccttgagaTTGGATTGATCCACCATAGACTGCACTGCCCTGCAGGTTTAGTAGTTTAGAGGAccctgactgggtgccatagctagtggtaaactgcttccgtgaactctggactgtagcagacaatGAGGATGGTGACCCAGTGGAAAACagacttgtggtaccttgaggctggagtgatgcccctgactgggtgccatagctagaggtaaactgcttccgtgaactctggactgtagcagacaatGAGGATGGTGACCCAGTGGAAAACagacttgtggtaccttgaggctggagtgatccccctgactgggtgccataactagaggtaaactgcttccgtgaactctggactgtagcagacaatGAGGATGGTGACCCAGTGGAAAACagacttgtggtaccttgaggctggagtgatgcccctgactgggtgccatagctagaggtaaactgcttccgtgaactctggactgtagcagacaaagaggatggagacccaggggcaaacagacttgtggtaccttgaggcttgAGTGATCCCCatgactgggtgccatagctagaggtaaactgcttttgtgaactctggactgtagccAACTGATTGGCAGCACCTTGGGGTGAGGATAGTAATACACTTGAATAGGAGGATGGAGACCCAGGGGAAGACtgacttgtggtaccttgaggctggacAGAACCACTGGAAGTGCCGTTCCCTTCTTGAGAGGCAAAACCAGTAGAGGCTCCAAACAAAGCACCAGGGCTACTTGTTGGCTGGCTAGAAGAACTTCCAGACAACTCAGGCCCAGAGCTGCCCTGAGAAGTGGAAGCAGAGCCCAGAGTCTGGGTAGACAAAAAGCCGAGAGAGAGACTGCCCTGAGGGTCTAGAGTTGAAGTGGGACCATTTGACTGTGAATCTTGACTATTAGTAAATGGGCTAGAAACCTCCAAGGGTGAGGGCAAAAGCTGGTTTGAGATTTGGGATTGGGGTGACAAAACTTGAATGGAAGTGCCAGAAGCTCCCAACAAACTGACAGAACTACCCTGAGAGCTAGAGTCATACAGACTGGGGGTACTCTGATCACTGGTAGACTGACTAGAAACAGAAGAACTGAGCTTGTTGTAGGAGTCTTGGGAATAGGGACTCGAGGCGCCTTGAGACAGAGACAAACTACTGTAACTGCTTTGACCCTGAGAGAAGGGGGATTGATCAGAGCCTTCTGAAAGTGGTCCAGAGTTACCTTGAGAAATTGAATTGGCACCTGCAGCAGATGAACTGCTGTTAGAGATACTCTCCTGAAGGAACACAGACGAAGTGGCTTGAGTACCAGAAGCTTCCTGGGAGCTGGACATGGACAAACCAGGGGAGCTCAGATTACTAGTGGACAAGTCAGCAGTGCCAAGTCCAACAGGGTAACTAGTACTTTCTCCAGGTCCAGGTAAAGAGACACTGGCAGTATCTGTAATGGTTGATCCAGAGGAGCCCTGGAGTGATGTCAAACTGCCTGCTTGCTGTTCATTTAAGGGTTGAGGCAAGGAAGCTAAACCGGAGCTGCTTGGAGCGGTTTGAGCAGGGGGTGTTGATTCAGGCCAGCTGGAAACATGACCTTTAACAAACTGGAATAAGTTCAACCTTTTCAGGGGTCTGTTAGCAAATAAGCTAGAGCCCACTTCTTTAGGCAAATTCCCAGACACAGGGACCTCTGACACAGAAGACTGGACTGCACGAGGTGAGAACATATTGCCAGAAGGTTGACCCCAAGGGTGGTGAGCATTTGAGAAAGCTCCATCTGTGAATTGGACAAAATACAAGATTTTGTAGACAAACCTCACAGATTTAATCCTTGACAAAACAAGAACTAACCCCAACCTTACCTCTAAAACCATAAGCATTACTCAAAAGCAGGAAGTTTATCAACAAGGGTAACCTACaagcattaaaaaaagagaaagagatataaatatataaaaataaaaacaatatttgtaatataattTACAAACATAGTTTGAATGAATAAACCCACCCTTTACACCCTTGATCCATggtaaacaaaccaaaaaaactTGTGAGTAACAGCAAAACTCCAACAGTCACCGTTTCACACCACCATAGAGAGGTTACAAAACCAAGCATATACGTAGCTGAAGAGGAGTATATTTTATAGGCCTTCATCAGTCCAATTAGAGCAAACTAATTAAATGAAACATTGTTCACCTGGGAAACTAACCGGCTGTTAAAAGATGATTGAGGATTGTTTTTGAAGGCTCTGATACCCTCTGCTGTTTAAACATTGTTATGCAGAAAATGTATTCAGACTTTCACTGTGTAATGTCACCTTCTAACCTTCTAAGAGAAGCTTTCCTCATAAACCTTACACAAAATGTGTCTGATCATTTCAGGATGACCTTTAtgaattgttttgtttaattgtaaaaatgtaatgcagACTTTGCAAAGAGACAATTCATGATATGGGGCAGATAAGCTTTAGGATTGGGCACATGCAGCAGAACAAAGATCAATTTGTGCTAAATTGGATAGAGTCTAAAATCAATCCTGTACCTTTTCTTATTGTTCGGCTAAGCAAGTAACATGATCATGGATAAAAAAAATttgtaaaattttaaattatgttGTTCTGACAAATGAAACTTGTGTTGGGGAGGATTTAATGTCTAAGGCTCATGTGAACATTCTACAAAGCAAATATTGGAAGACATCCAGACATCTCAACTGTCAAAGACCACATAGCACGAACATTCTCCTGGAGACGTTGAGAAATCATAGAAGGACTGTCTGTGGAGGATGTAGTCCTTTAAgccgggcatacactgtgcgattttcgtccgatttcgagccgaattctgactcgtgcgactcttttttgggtcgggccgattttcaggtttatcgtgcgtcgtttgtcagaaattctgctcgcccctcgtgaggttatcgcacagttgaagcaaagccacgaactgattgccctatttcccctcactgcgcctgcgccaaagcagaagttcaaccatttaatttttaaaagcattaagGAAGAAAACGAAAAGAGGGAGATCTTTAATTATCTAGGTAGCTATCAAATAGcagaaattaagtaaactgttgtgcctccagtttgtgttgtatatatccagtgcatcttattcatttagctagttgatcattaatttagcctacttgttttactttcacattttatttttatttttttaatattaattaatatttagccTAGGCCTACTTAATCTTATGACGGAAAGTGGGAACCGTTGTCCATcttgacacaatgtcatgttgcaatgtgttctttttcttcatgaacGCGAGTCAGATGATATCACGCAGTTTAAACGCAGTCTCAAACCCAGTCAATTATTCActacagaaagtgaaagtaaaatctgacaagctttcggtacatattctcagacaacgagagataaatgtaattcaacatactgataacgtagcctatttctttcttatttattttcttaacatttctattttggtccatattgtgagaaaaaaatagaagagaagtaggcccattttgtgttaaacaagttgtttttagataaatctgctcttacttttcattgagacagacattattattgcagtgttctgacattataatcatataattatagacctataattccttgtttaatcgggctaaatgtttttaaatagtgaggattaatctatctattattttattatgcagtgtgtcgattatgcattattgttggggggagggggcaaattaatgtaatatcaatttaataataaaagtaggcctactctaataataataataattttatacatcAATTCTAAATCCTCTTGATATCAATAGCTGATGCATTTACCTCTCTATAATACACCATGGTCTATCGTCGCCACAGGGATTTTATTGcgcatttttcacccgtacagtgtgagcagtcaagacgcgctcgacggtcggaccgcacagtgagagcacatcaatcgtgagctttggctttacatcgcatgcgatctactcgtacagtgtgagtaggtaaccttgctgaaaacgcatagaaatcgcacagtgtatgcccagctttaGTATACATACTTAAGAATGCCTGATGGAGTGAGTATTGAAAACACCTGAATTTTACAGGGAAGCAAAGAAACATTGAAGACAGACAAATTTCGATTGCTATCATTTATGAAACCTAAGATCATTTTAAGAAATAATATTGCTTTCagtagccgcgtttccattacagatttgccaaaaacttttgcaatatttcttaaatgtcgataaaaaactattgcgaaatgacagcgCTTCCATAGCcgcagttatgcgactaaaacgtattgtcctctcgcgataggtcatTCTAAAATGATGGtacttggtaggtttgtatatcaTCCACCGCACTatccattatttttattggaaggagacatGTGTGTTATCCAAGTATTAATGGCAAGAaaagccccttaggttacttaagTGGCACAGATatgaggtgtgtttgtgtgtgtgtgtcagatctgcttcaaggtcttcatgataatgtggcatttctgtgtttagaatccagtattcctgtaattctattgtcttttatgagtttaataaagaactctgtctcgtcttctctccaatCTGTAAAGAATAATCAACTTTTACGCACGCCaggttgagaaaaaaaaaacgaatttcctttttcgaattgcctgaaaaaccacctcatgagagcataaaaacttttttgcaatatatgggagtttttgcaaAATTGCAGCGTTTCCATTCCAAAGGATGGGTAATTTAGAACAGAGCCATTCAGCCAAATGTGAATGTAttcaaaaaacacacaataaaagATGAACTAAAAGTGTGTCTATTGTAGTGGTGTATAGGATCACACAACTCACGGTTCAGATCACATCATGGATCACAAGTCACGGATCAGATCATTTTTCGGATCAGAAAAAAGGGGGAggagactatttttatttgctttccATTTACTGAATGAAAAATGTTGGTATTAGCATAACCTATAAGATTATGGatttaacaaatataaaataaataaccagcgtaataaaataacattttactcAAACCTGTGATGTGAAAATGGGCCTGAgcatagataaaaaaaaatttaaataaaagattAGGATGTCAACATTCTCAGGGGAGAGAGTAGACCTCTCACGCCTGTTTaacacattcattattttatttaaaattcaaaAGTTGGTATGGCTTGTCatcattgcaattctctttgtaggcctatacacatttaaaaaaaaaatagatatcatgtttaaacaatacatttaaacaatgtttaatttaattcactactttatatttatatagcctagtatAGACTTAGACAATAGACAAAAACAGCCAACTCATTTtatttctttcatttaaaaaaaaatcttttttaaataaatcctgcaggtcataaagaactttgtttttccacctccaagaaaggaaTGCTCTCCAATATTTTACTTGTTTACCTAAATCTAAATGCAATTTTCCTTGCTTTACCCAAGGCACACTTTACATTATATGGCACAATTACTAGAGTTTTGCATCaaaacatgtttgttttaatgcaGGCAGTGCACTGTTACTTTAATTCAGCACGTTCAGCACGTTCAGCATAGACTCGGTGCagaaacgatcgcggcacttCGCACTGACAGACCAAAactgcgtgcagtgtgaaatcTGTAATCTGTTAACATGGGTACACGTTGTGGAAAAAAACGCACCGCAAACAAACTATGCtgtgtgtgaaacgggcatCAGCAGGTGTCGCGATAGCCATGCTCGATGTATTGCCACTTTTATACGGCCTTCTCATGCTGCCACAGTAACGTTACCTACATAGTGTTTCAGTTTTGTCCACCACCCTTCTTCCGTCAACATTATATTTCACGGGTAAGCCAAAATGCTCTCATGCGATGTGAATGATGCGGGAAGCTTTTCAAGTTCTTCTGCTCATCCGCTAGCCTTTGTTGTTGACTGATTATGCCTTCACATGAACACATGCTGCGTGTAGTTTCATTGAAACTCGGCATCGAGTTTAAAGGaacaaaattacttaaaaagtaATATCGGCAAATGAAACTGTCTTTTACTCTGCGATCGCTAACCAATTCAGATTAATCCGCaagttaaaaaagaaagaaagaaaaaagagcgCAATAAATCCGCAAGTCACGTGCGTGGCGAACCGTGGGTCGTAATACGTTCGGATCAAGGATCAACTGCGATCCTTTGCACCTTGGATAAAAGCAGTACATCATCCAGGAACTTCTCACCTATCCTTTTACAGATAATGAGGTCTTGGAAATACTACTCCTTTGACATCGTTTTCACCTACTAGTAGGCATAGTTGAATGCACTATTAGTAGACACATGTCAAAATCTCATGAGAATTAGTACATCGTCCTGGTAATTCTCACCTACATTTTTATGAATAGTGAGGATTCAGACAtagttatttcatattattataagtcagtatgttattcccagataacaaccaCCAAACTGAATAACACACCGATCATCCGGGTACTACAAgctatcttgaccggtactacttataTGCGTAACGTGTCACTCTGCTGTTGTTGACCGTCACCATCTTGTGACTAAAACACTTAACAATTACAATGTTACAATGGAAGAAGACTGCAAggtgttcacccaaaaattaaaattagcccacgatttactcacccttaagtcatcctaggtgtatatgacattcttctttcagacaaataaaatcagagttatatttaaaaagtcttggctaatccaagctttttaATGGCAGCAGTTGTAGaaatttttgaagtccataaaaactgcatctgtccgtcaaataacgtgctccacacagctctgggggttaataaaggccttctgatgcAAATCGAtaagtttgtgtaagaaaaatatacatactTCAAACTTTATAAATTCATGTTTCAGCCAATTGCCTTTCATGTTCAATTTatgggaaaagtgttgaaagtgcctctggtCATCAGATATTGCACAAGCATCTTGAAttagaaggcactttcaacactttttcccaCAGAAGGCAATCAGCCAGAGCTTTGAGTGTTGAATATGGATTTTTCTTACACAGTTTGATTCAGAAGCCCCCAGAGCTGTGTGAAGCACATTTGATGGACAGCTgctttttatggacttcaaaaacaaagCTACAACTAACTGCTATTATagtgcttggattagccagaacTTTAAATacaactcagattgtattcagCGGAAAGATTGTcatttacacctaggatgacttgagggcgagtaaatcatgggctaattcttGAGTGAACCATACCTTTTAGCATTGAGTTTAACATATGGTGAAGAAGTCAAATAATTCAGCAATAGGCTTAAAGCAGTTCGGAACTGCTCTTCCTTGCAGGAGCTTTGCCTAAaagctaataaaataaactccagacaatatttcatgtttaattTAAGACAAGGTGCTGTGTGGCAAGTGGGAAGATGTACACCCAGCTGGTTGTGATTACAGAATAGTCATGGATTTCACTTGAGTACCTCACGGTTCAAATTGAAGCAGATAGTGGTCACCAATATTTTAACACAAAAATCAGTTATAGCAATTGCAGATAGTCTCTTTAGTTCCCTTACAATACATTTCAGAGAAACTTTAGTTAACTGGCATTTTCTGTTTACTGTGGTAAACCAAAGATAGAGGGAAAAAAAGGCACAAGAAAAAAAGActgctttaaaacatttattagacTTCAATCTGGAAGAAATCACCAAGCATTGTGACAGGTTTCTAGAGTCACTTAGCCCTTGACATAGTAGCGGCTTGAGGAAAAGCTGCGAGAGGGTTTAGAAGCAAGGGTATTCTGGTTAAACAGTAAGCCGGAGCTACTCAGGAGCTCAGAAACACTGGATGCTCCTTGTGAAACAGCTACACCTGATGTTTGAGTACGTTCTGACGATGGCCATCTTTGAGACTTCTGGTTTTGGGCCAcaacataagtttgaaattctTGGCTGGCAAAATCTTGAGGTGAGGATAGTGATTCACTTGGGTGGGAGGATGGAGACCCAGAGGCAAATtgacttgtggtaccttgaggctggattgatccccctgactgggtgccatagctagaggtaaactgcttccgtgaactctggactgtagcagacaacaaggatggagacccaggagcaagagaacttgtggtaccttgagactggagtgatccccctgactgggtgccatagctagaggtaaactgcttccgtgaactctggactgtagcagacaacgaggatggagacccaggggcaagagaacttgtggtaccttgaggctgaaGTGATCCCCCagactgggtgccatagctagaggtaaactgcttccgtgaactctggactgtagcagacaacgaggatggagacccaggggcaagagaacttgtggtaccttgaggctggatTGATCCACCATAGACTGCACTGCCCTGCAGGTTTAGTAGTTTAGAGGAccctgactgggtgccatagctagtGGTAAACTGCTTCCgggaactctggactgtagcagacaatGAGGATGGTGACCCAGTGGAAAACagacttgtggtaccttgaggctggagtgatccccctgactgggtgccatagctagaggtaaactgcttccgtgaactctggactgtagcagacaatgaggatggagacccaggggcaagagaacttgtggtaccttgaggctggagtgatacccctgactgggtgccatagctagaggtaaactgcttccgtgaactctggactgttGCAGACAATGAGGATGGTGACCCAGGGTTAAGAGAACTTGTGGGACCTTGAGGCTGGAGTGATCcccctgactgggtgccatagctagaggtaaactgcttccgtgaactctggactgtagcagacaatGAGGATGGTGACCCAGTGGAAAACagacttgtggtaccttgaggctggagtgATCCCCCTGATTGGGTGCCATAGTTagaggtaaactgcttccgtgaactctggactgtagcagacaatgaggatggagacccaggggcaagagaacttgtggtaccttgaggctggatTGATCCACCATAGACTGCACTGCCCTGCAGGTTTAGTAGTTTAGAGGAccctgactgggtgccatagctagaggtaaactgcttccgtgaactctggactgtagcagacaatgaggatggagacccaggggcaagagaacttgtggtaccttgaggctggatTGATCCACCATAGACTGCACTGCCCTGCAGGTTTAGTAGTTTAGAGGAccctgactgggtgccatagctagaggtaaactgcttccgtgaactctggactgtagcagacaatgaggatggagacccaggggcaagagaacttgtggtaccttgaggctggatTGATCCACCATAGACTGCACTGCCCTGCAGGTTTAGTAGTTTAGAGGAccctgactgggtgccatagctagaggtaaactgcttccgtgaactctggactgtagcagacaatGAGGATGGAGACCCAGTGGACAACAGACTTATGGTTCCTTGAGGCTTGAGTGATCCCCatgactgggtgccatagctagaAGTAAACTGCTTCCttgaactctggactgtagcagacaacgaggatggagacccaggggcaagagaacttgtggtaccttgaggctggagtgatcccccagactgggtgccatagctagaagtaaactgcttccgtgaactctggactgtagcagacaacgaggatggagacccaggggcaagagaacttgtggtaccttgaggctggagtgatccccctgactgggtgccataactagaggtaaactgcttccgtgaactctggactgtagcagacaatGAGGATGGTGACCCAGTGGAAAACagacttgtggtaccttgaggctggagtgatccccctgactgggtgccatagctagaggtaaactgcttccgtgaactctggactgtagcagacaatgaggatggagacccaggggcaagagaacttgtggtaccttgaggctggagtgatgcccctgactgggtgccatagctagtGGTAAACTGCTTCCgggaactctggactgtagcagacaatgaggatggagacccaggggcaagagaacttgtggtaccttgaggctggagtgAGCTCCCTGACTGCATGCCATAGCTagaggtaaactgcttccgtgaactctggactgtagcagacaatgaggatggagacccaggggcaagagaacttgtggtaccttgaggctggagtgatcccccagactgggtgccatagctagaagtaaactgcttccgtgaactctggactgtagcagacaacgaggatggagacccaggggcaagagaacttgtggtaccttgagaCTGGATTGATCCACCATAGACTGCACTGCCCTGCAGGTTTAGTAGTTTAGAGGAccctgactgggtgccatagctagaggtaaactgcttccgtgaactctggactgtagcagacaatgaggttggagacccaggggcaagagaacttgtggtaccttgagaCTGGATTGATCCACCATAGACTGCACTGCCCTGCAGGTTTAGTAGTTTAGAGGAccctgactgggtgccatagctagtGGTAAACTGCTTCCgggaactctggactgtagcagacaatGAGGATGGTGACCCAGTGGAAAACagacttgtggtaccttgaggctggagtgatgtccctgactgggtgccatagctagaggtaaactgcttccgtgaactctggactgtagcagacaaagaggatggagacccaggggcaaacagacttgtggtaccttgaggcttgAGTGATCCCCatgactgggtgccatagctagaggtaaactgcttttgtgaactctggactgtagccAACTGATTGGCAGCACCTTGGGGTGAGGATAGTAATACACTTGAATAGGAGGATGGAGACCCAGGGGAAGACtgacttgtggtaccttgaggctggacAGAACCACTGGAAGTGCCGTTCCCTTCTTGAGAGGCAAAACCAGTAGAGGCTCCAAACAAAGCACCAGGGCTACTTGTTGGCTGGCTAGAAGAACTTCCAGACAACTCAGGCCCAGAGCTGCCCTGAGAAGTGGAAGCAGAGCCCAGAGTCTGGGTAGACAAAAAGCCGAGAGAGAGACTGCCCTGAGGGTCTAGAGTTGAAGTGGGACCATTTGACTGTGAATCTTGACTATTAGTAAATGGGCTAGAAACCTCCAAGGGTGAGGGCAAAAGCTGGTTTGAGATTTGGGATTGGGGTGACAAAACTTGAATGGAAGTGCCAGAAGCTCCCAACAAACTGACAGAACTACCCTGAGAGCTAGAGTCATACAGACTGGGGGTACTCTGATCACTGGTAGACTGACTAGAAACAGAAGAACTGAGCTTGTTGTAGGAGTCTTGGGAATAGGGACTCGAGGCGCCTTGAGACAGAGACAAACTACTGTAACTGCTTTGACCCTGAGAGAAGGGGGATTGATCAGAGCCTTCTGAAAGTGGTCCAGAGTTACCTTGAGAAATTGAATTGGCACCTGCAGCAGATGAACTGCTGTTAGAGATACTCTCCTGAAGGAACACAGACGAAGTGGCTTGAGTACCAGAAGCTTCCTGGGAGCTGGACATGGACAAACCAGGGGAGCTCAGATTACTAGTGGACAAGTCAGCAGTGCCAAGTCCAACAGGGTAACTAGTACTTTCTCCAGGTCCAGGTAAAGAGACACTGGCAGTATCTGTAATGGTTGATCCAGAGGAGCCCTGGAGTGATGTCAAACTGCCTGCTTGCTGTTCATTTAAGGGTTGAGGCAAGGAAGCTAAACCGGAGCTGCTTGGAGCGGTTTGAGCAGGGGGTGTTGATTCAGGCCAGCTGGAAACATGACCTTTAACAAACTGGAATAAGTTCAACCTTTTCAGGGGTCTGTTAGCAAATAAGCTAGAGCCCACTTCTTTAG
The window above is part of the Pseudorasbora parva isolate DD20220531a chromosome 23, ASM2467924v1, whole genome shotgun sequence genome. Proteins encoded here:
- the LOC137062060 gene encoding pneumococcal serine-rich repeat protein-like, translated to MLGFVTSLWWCETVTVGVLLLLTSFFGLFTMDQGCKGLPLLINFLLLSNAYGFRDGAFSNAHHPWGQPSGNMFSPRAVQSSVSEVPVSGNLPKEVGSSLFANRPLKRLNLFQFVKGHVSSWPESTPPAQTAPSSSGLASLPQPLNEQQAGSLTSLQGSSGSTITDTASVSLPGPGESTSYPVGLGTADLSTSNLSSPGLSMSSSQEASGTQATSSVFLQESISNSSSSAAGANSISQGNSGPLSEGSDQSPFSQGQSSYSSLSLSQGASSPYSQDSYNKLSSSVSSQSTSDQSTPSLYDSSSQGSSVSLLGASGTSIQVLSPQSQISNQLLPSPLEVSSPFTNSQDSQSNGPTSTLDPQGSLSLGFLSTQTLGSASTSQGSSGPELSGSSSSQPTSSPGALFGASTGFASQEGNGTSSGSVQPQGTTSQSSPGSPSSYSSVLLSSPQGAANQLATVQSSQKQFTSSYGTQSWGSLKPQGTTSLFAPGSPSSLSATVQSSRKQFTSSYGTQSGASLQPQGTTSLFSTGSPSSLSATVQSSRKQFTSSYGTQSGGSLQPQGTTSSLAPGSPSSLSATVQSSRKQFTSSYGTQSGGSLQPQGTTSSLAPGSPSSLSATVQSSRKQFTSSYGMQSGSSLQPQGTTSSLAPGSPSSLSATVQSSRKQFTNSYGTQSGASLQPQGTTSSLAPGSPSSLSATVQSSRKQFTSSYGTQSGGSLQPQGTTSLFSTGSPSSLSATVQSSRKQFTSSYGTQSGGSLQPQGTTSSLAPGSPSSLSATVQSSRKQFTSSYGTQSGGSLQPQGTTSSLAPGSPSSLSATVQSSRKQFTSSYGTQSWGSLKPQGTTSLFAPGSPSSLSATVQSSRKQFTSSYGTQSGASLQPQGTTSLFSTGSPSSLSATVQSSRKQFTTSYGTQSGSSKLLNLQGSAVYGGSIQSQGTTSSLAPGSPSSLSATVQSSRKQFTSSYGTQSGGSLQPQGTTSLFSTGSPSSLSSTVQSSRKQFTTSYGTQSGSSKLLNLQGSAVYGGSIQSQGTTSSLAPGSPSSLSATVQSSRKQFTSSYGTQSGGSLQPQGTTSSLAPGSPSSLSATVQSSRKQFTSSYGTQSGGSLQPQGTTSLFSTGSPSSLSATVQSSRKQFTSSYGTQSGGSLQPQGTTSSLAPGSPSSLSATVQSSRKHFTSSYGTQSGGSLQPQGTTSSLAPGSPSSLSATVQSSRKQFTSSYGTQSGGSLQSQGTTSQFASGSPSSHPSESLSSPQDFASQEFQTYAVAQNQKSQRWPSSERTQTSGVAVSQGASSVSEVLSSSGLLFNQNTLASKPSRSFSSSRYYVKG